A single genomic interval of Nostoc commune NIES-4072 harbors:
- a CDS encoding carbohydrate ABC transporter permease, translating into MNQLTPKDWIFIKQRLTPYLFLLPALVLLALTVFWPALQAFYLSFTSYEDIAQPPQWIGFANFLKLWKDAVFWKTLENTFLYLVGVVPILVIAPLVLAILVNQKLRAMNWFRAAYYTPVVISMVVAGIAWKWLYAENGLLNQLLKALGLFPEGIPWLTSPEKIFGIVPISLASVMAVTVWKGLGYYMVIYLAGLQSIPADVYEAAAIDGSDGISKHWDITIPLMKPYLALVAVISAISATKVFEEVYIMTQGGPLSSSKTIVYYLYEQAFGNLEISYACTIGLVLFLIILGLSILRLVINQERADNITI; encoded by the coding sequence ATGAATCAATTAACACCTAAAGATTGGATATTCATCAAACAGCGATTGACCCCTTATTTATTTTTATTACCCGCTTTAGTTCTTTTGGCGTTAACAGTCTTTTGGCCTGCACTGCAAGCGTTTTACCTTAGCTTTACCAGCTATGAAGATATTGCCCAGCCGCCACAATGGATAGGTTTTGCCAACTTCCTCAAGCTTTGGAAGGATGCAGTTTTTTGGAAAACCTTGGAAAACACTTTTTTATATCTTGTGGGTGTAGTCCCAATTTTAGTAATTGCTCCCCTAGTACTGGCAATTTTGGTAAATCAGAAACTGCGGGCGATGAATTGGTTTAGAGCAGCATACTACACCCCAGTGGTAATTTCAATGGTGGTTGCCGGAATAGCTTGGAAATGGCTGTATGCAGAAAACGGATTATTGAATCAGTTGTTGAAAGCTTTGGGTCTTTTTCCAGAAGGAATTCCTTGGTTAACTAGCCCAGAAAAAATTTTTGGTATTGTACCAATTTCTCTTGCCAGTGTCATGGCTGTCACCGTGTGGAAGGGTCTAGGCTACTACATGGTGATTTATTTAGCAGGATTGCAATCAATTCCTGCTGATGTTTACGAAGCTGCTGCGATCGATGGTTCTGATGGTATCAGCAAACATTGGGATATCACCATACCTTTGATGAAGCCGTATTTAGCACTAGTGGCGGTGATTTCGGCTATTTCTGCCACCAAAGTTTTTGAAGAAGTATACATTATGACCCAAGGAGGCCCACTCAGTAGCTCAAAAACGATTGTTTATTATCTATATGAGCAAGCTTTTGGTAACTTAGAAATCAGCTATGCTTGCACAATTGGTTTAGTGCTATTTTTGATAATTTTAGGATTATCAATTTTGCGATTAGTTATCAATCAGGAGAGAGCTGATAATATCACAATTTGA
- a CDS encoding Rpn family recombination-promoting nuclease/putative transposase — MKTDTIFYTLFQTLPGVLFELLEQSQALALHYQFTSVEIKELARRIDGLFLPKPDFPEDQIYFVEVQFQRDDDIYWRIITEAFLYINQYKPQRRWQAVLLFAQRSLDPGVPFIYQTSLAQQQIRIIYLDELDDVPSSSIGLGVIKLVVATEDKAVQQAKNLINQVQQTDEANRSNLLELVERMLIYKFVNKTQQELEAMFGLTDWRQTKFYQEVKEETKQEVKEEVREETKLETIPRLLKFGLSIEQIAQALELNVEQVRQAIDKQGEEETESNS; from the coding sequence ATGAAAACAGACACAATTTTTTATACATTATTTCAAACTCTTCCAGGTGTCTTATTTGAACTTTTGGAACAATCTCAAGCTCTAGCGTTGCACTACCAATTTACCTCGGTAGAAATCAAAGAACTAGCACGCCGTATCGATGGTTTATTCCTACCAAAACCTGATTTTCCAGAAGACCAAATCTATTTCGTTGAGGTACAGTTTCAGCGCGATGATGATATTTATTGGCGAATAATAACAGAAGCTTTCCTGTATATAAATCAATATAAACCTCAACGTCGTTGGCAAGCGGTATTACTTTTTGCTCAACGCAGTCTCGACCCAGGCGTGCCATTTATTTATCAAACATCATTAGCTCAACAGCAAATTCGGATAATTTATTTAGACGAGTTAGATGATGTCCCATCGTCTTCGATTGGGCTAGGTGTGATTAAGTTAGTAGTTGCAACAGAAGATAAAGCCGTACAGCAAGCGAAAAACTTGATAAATCAAGTACAGCAAACAGATGAAGCTAACCGTAGCAATCTCTTAGAATTAGTAGAGAGAATGCTTATCTATAAATTTGTAAACAAAACTCAGCAGGAGTTGGAAGCCATGTTTGGATTAACTGATTGGAGACAAACTAAATTTTACCAGGAAGTTAAGGAAGAGACAAAGCAGGAAGTAAAAGAGGAGGTTCGAGAAGAAACAAAGCTGGAGACTATACCCCGCTTGCTTAAGTTTGGTTTAAGTATAGAGCAAATCGCCCAAGCATTAGAATTGAATGTTGAACAGGTAAGACAAGCTATTGATAAACAAGGAGAAGAGGAAACAGAAAGTAATTCGTAA
- a CDS encoding GNAT family N-acetyltransferase: MQLHKFDNIQEFWDCTQAYLLQHQVENNVLLSILHTLLHNPERYLGKPYLAIVQTNGEILAVAIRTPPRKLILSKAQNMDTLRLIAQDLRQEQLPGSIGLAKEVEIFSQTWQTLTGQFYQRSVVMKIYQLTAVQRASTARGYLRLATESDRSLLVEWLSAFLSEIDEAVSEDVEHQVDNWLKQQNTYFWVDSTPVSIASSKQVLPTIGRINLAYTPPEYRRKGYATACVAALSQKLLDQGCRHCFLIADLANPTANHIYQAIGYYPLSDWHEYSFSSNE; the protein is encoded by the coding sequence ATGCAACTACATAAATTCGACAACATTCAGGAATTTTGGGACTGTACTCAGGCTTACTTACTTCAGCATCAAGTAGAAAATAATGTTTTGCTCAGTATCTTGCATACCTTGTTGCATAACCCAGAACGTTATCTGGGTAAGCCTTATTTAGCAATTGTCCAAACAAATGGTGAGATTCTGGCTGTTGCCATCCGCACCCCACCCCGAAAATTGATCTTATCCAAAGCCCAGAATATGGATACTTTGCGATTGATTGCTCAAGATTTGCGTCAAGAGCAACTCCCAGGAAGCATAGGACTGGCTAAAGAGGTAGAAATATTTTCGCAAACTTGGCAAACGCTGACAGGACAATTCTATCAACGGTCGGTGGTAATGAAAATTTACCAATTAACGGCAGTGCAAAGAGCCTCAACGGCCAGAGGATATCTCAGACTGGCAACTGAAAGCGATCGCTCTCTTTTGGTCGAGTGGCTTTCTGCATTTTTGTCTGAGATAGATGAGGCGGTGAGCGAAGATGTCGAACACCAGGTAGATAATTGGTTGAAACAGCAGAATACTTATTTTTGGGTTGATAGCACTCCAGTTTCAATTGCATCTAGTAAACAAGTGTTACCTACAATTGGTCGGATCAATTTAGCTTATACACCACCAGAGTATCGTCGCAAAGGATATGCTACTGCCTGTGTCGCAGCGTTAAGCCAAAAACTGCTAGACCAAGGATGCCGCCATTGTTTCCTCATAGCAGATTTAGCCAATCCCACAGCCAATCATATTTATCAAGCGATTGGGTATTACCCCCTAAGCGATTGGCACGAATACTCATTCAGCTCAAATGAGTAA
- the murQ gene encoding N-acetylmuramic acid 6-phosphate etherase has product MTNLQERGHLLTELVNPNSLNLDQLSSLELVELFNSEDQKAIEAVAAAKIQLAQAIDSAAECLRHGGRLFYIGAGTSGRLGVLDAAECPPTFCTPPELVQGIIAGGAGALVRSSEDLEDSIEDGEAAIAGRQITQLDVVVGITAGGTTPYVHGALRAARGRGAKTIFIACVPAEQVSFDADIDIRLLTGPEIIAGSTRLKAGTVTKLALNILSTGVMVKLGKVYGNRMVDVAVTNQKLRDRALRILQDLTGLSREAAGFLLERSGKWVKLALLMHWTGLEKDEGDRLLSEHQSNLRAAVISYQNHNKP; this is encoded by the coding sequence ATGACAAACTTGCAGGAACGTGGGCATCTTTTAACCGAGCTGGTAAATCCTAACAGTCTTAACTTAGACCAGCTCAGTTCTCTGGAATTGGTGGAGCTGTTTAATAGCGAAGACCAAAAGGCAATCGAGGCGGTTGCGGCGGCGAAAATTCAATTGGCACAAGCAATTGATAGCGCCGCAGAGTGTTTGCGCCACGGAGGACGCTTATTTTATATCGGTGCGGGTACAAGTGGCAGGTTAGGAGTGTTAGATGCTGCTGAGTGTCCACCTACTTTTTGTACGCCGCCAGAGTTGGTACAGGGGATTATTGCTGGTGGTGCTGGCGCACTGGTACGCAGTTCGGAGGATTTAGAAGATAGCATCGAAGATGGAGAGGCTGCGATCGCAGGGCGACAAATTACCCAATTAGATGTCGTAGTTGGCATTACCGCAGGTGGGACAACGCCTTATGTCCACGGTGCGCTTCGTGCTGCTCGTGGGCGAGGAGCCAAAACTATTTTTATCGCCTGTGTTCCCGCAGAACAAGTTAGCTTTGATGCTGATATTGACATTCGCCTTTTGACAGGGCCAGAAATAATCGCTGGCTCAACTCGCCTAAAAGCTGGTACAGTCACGAAATTAGCTTTAAATATCCTTTCTACTGGGGTGATGGTCAAACTAGGCAAAGTTTACGGTAATCGGATGGTAGATGTAGCAGTAACAAATCAAAAATTACGCGATCGCGCCTTGCGAATTTTGCAAGACCTCACAGGTTTAAGTCGGGAAGCAGCTGGTTTTTTATTAGAACGCAGTGGTAAATGGGTTAAGCTAGCGCTATTAATGCACTGGACTGGTTTAGAAAAAGATGAAGGCGATCGGCTTCTTTCAGAACACCAAAGTAATCTTAGGGCAGCTGTTATCAGCTATCAAAACCACAATAAACCTTAA
- a CDS encoding DUF3110 domain-containing protein, protein MITPMRVFVLIFNARTENEGIHTIREGDAEGGKLRNKILMFESEDDATRFALMLEAQDFPSPTPEPFDAEEIKEFCESAGYEWEIIPENSNLVVTPPELNVEQTDWQVDAQKEDTVEDTFPLNQQPLEEPELSDSELEKMRRKLEGLL, encoded by the coding sequence ATGATTACACCTATGCGTGTTTTTGTGTTAATTTTTAATGCTCGAACGGAAAATGAGGGAATTCATACCATTCGGGAAGGCGATGCCGAAGGCGGCAAGCTACGCAATAAAATTCTGATGTTCGAGTCAGAAGACGATGCTACCCGCTTTGCCCTGATGTTAGAAGCTCAGGATTTTCCCTCACCTACACCAGAGCCGTTCGATGCTGAGGAAATCAAGGAATTTTGCGAAAGTGCTGGATATGAATGGGAAATCATCCCAGAAAACAGCAATTTAGTTGTAACTCCCCCAGAACTTAACGTCGAACAAACCGACTGGCAAGTAGATGCCCAGAAGGAGGATACTGTTGAAGATACTTTCCCTCTCAATCAACAGCCACTAGAAGAACCAGAATTGTCTGATTCTGAACTAGAGAAGATGCGTCGCAAATTGGAAGGATTGTTGTAA
- a CDS encoding GIY-YIG nuclease family protein, with protein sequence METQHNPPIEHQNVPINHRGLHEFLYSSDDEHTATEVSITPELANDGTEIVNLEAWSASAQNAKIAGVYAVLDAERTTQYIGYSRNVLLSLNSHVSQNGQQKCAFLRVQAFKFPKRQEMEDLRDAWIAELESTPPGNATDGEMWASTVGEAAKAVMSEAERQAYEEKKLKLRKAMADTTLSKESETIDATIAERQRQLEAAVTNDDWSVIIDAQTQETKS encoded by the coding sequence ATGGAAACTCAACACAACCCGCCAATTGAACATCAAAATGTCCCCATAAACCACCGTGGACTACATGAATTTTTGTATAGTTCTGACGACGAACACACCGCTACTGAGGTGAGTATAACCCCTGAACTGGCAAACGATGGTACTGAAATCGTTAACCTTGAGGCTTGGAGTGCATCTGCTCAGAACGCTAAAATTGCAGGTGTTTACGCAGTATTAGACGCAGAACGCACTACGCAGTACATTGGCTATTCTCGGAATGTGTTGCTTTCCCTAAACAGTCATGTCAGCCAAAATGGTCAGCAAAAATGTGCTTTTCTACGTGTGCAAGCGTTCAAGTTCCCCAAGCGTCAAGAAATGGAAGATTTGCGAGATGCGTGGATAGCAGAACTCGAAAGTACACCACCTGGTAATGCAACTGATGGCGAAATGTGGGCTAGTACGGTAGGTGAAGCTGCAAAGGCGGTAATGTCAGAGGCGGAACGTCAAGCTTACGAAGAGAAAAAGCTAAAACTGCGGAAAGCAATGGCTGACACAACCCTCTCTAAAGAGTCAGAAACAATAGATGCGACTATAGCCGAACGTCAGCGTCAACTTGAAGCTGCTGTGACAAATGATGACTGGAGTGTAATTATTGACGCGCAGACACAAGAAACCAAGTCTTAG
- a CDS encoding translocation/assembly module TamB domain-containing protein encodes MTKSPNQDIPSPCPIRKRLWLLVLSRGSIALGGLLLLGVIVGICRLWTFVQTELTPLAQQNLTTTLNRPVKLGKVTQFSLTGVQFGASAIPATSTDPDRAIVEAVEVSFDPLQLIFNRHLKLDVTLVNPDIYIEQDKQGRWVSTNIAPSREGAAIKTDLDKLWFRNAKLALMPQKRAGGVGEEAREQGAGSRGEELPPSASSPLSAVTFSQINGSAQLLANNQFIRFDVGGLADSGGSISIQGETRSRVLAGNFQVRSQNFLAADISRLIKLPVSLQAGRANGDLLVRLAPGQRTLLYGNATVQGVTVQVPKVPQLLSNSQGNLRFQGTELQLNNVTSNYGKIPLVATGIIDNQAGFNLAARVNAVSLVNAQETLKVKLPVPIAGQVKADLQITGSTTQPILSGTVTTIQTAQIDKVDFNTISSKFELATSSSLITLKDIQGKAKVGGDITGAGTIQLGKNPQLDINFAAKNVPGDAIAKVYDITPNFQIGNVSGTAQLTGPPTNVQTAVQYQAPNGTYPGTGEVAFSSGVAAGIAPNRNVSFRNVALNVSGGTVRATGSYANQRWQAVAVASGVKLQPFVDKSQLQNVSLGEAQFNGRLILSGSTAPFKIATIRTDGAGVQIGGGTVAVSNVQLQDQSFSAQLVANGVRLGEILKQSPPALNNPLAGTFQIAGNRDNFSLKTLRGSGEGRLAIGGGTVTASNIQVANGLYQAQVQANNVPVQQLAAVPPQFQGALTGQFNVAGSVDSFKLQTIQANGQAQINVARGIITASNIQLANGAYQAQVQANNVPLQQLAAVPPQLRGTLTGQANVAGSVESFQPQTIQASGQGRVNLAGGTIAVSNIQLANGRYQAVVNASDVELNRLNQQLRGQFGGQLQLAGKFGSSKLADVRAAGQVQLSQGIPGLERPLSAAIAWSGERLTIERATAPGLSVTGNILANARKAGIPEITALNLNVQAQNYNLKQLPINLPNQVAVAGRVDFNGQITGKLPLPNVVGQINLRDLVVQNIAFEPLLTGNIDSAQGRGLNLNLAGNSDRLAFNLDANNRPKSFLVKWQQASATGNAQGNDWALKLANFPLQILNLTPPAITRLGTGKIAGLLTGDLLFNQETLAATGNLAIANPQIGRLKGDRLAAQFRYSDGKGTLTSSEFVKGKSSYAFVGSFAQSPKGSQLQGKLNVNQGEIQDVLTVAQIFDLQNLPGGSAEIYGTAEDLTTTPQGAPNQPLLTQIQRFSEIEALVEQQEEQRLNSTPIPDLADLKGTFNGEVAVNTATVNGLSVDFNLNGQDFAWGKKEERNRYYTAEKVIAEGNFENGVLSLRPLRLESANRLIAFTGNVGGDEQSGQLRVNNLPAQVLNNFVKLPVGIRGNLNGTAALAGSIANPQARGELEITEGLLNQNKIDSAIASFSYANGRLNFGSTVAVAGPKPVDITGSIPYKLPFATVAPDSDQINLDMKLENEGLLLLNALTNQVVFEKGGGEVDLKVRGTLQKPEVNGIASINNATFSAQALPGKLRRVTGRVLFNFDTILVENLQGRFSRGKVEAAGEIPIFNNDNSINNPLTVNLDQLTLNLKGLYLGGASGNLQITGSALNPVIGGKVNLFDGQVLLAESTDTTSSTNSGFGVAPTKADKQSKPEIGNGTRKASPTALPVGIPRFNNLDLELGKNVEITRPPILSFRATGNLIVNGSINQPIPDGTIRLEQGGVNLFTTQFNLARGYTHTATFSPSQPRDPNLDIRLYAKVLDVTQSNDFSRANTTGLSALESVRVEATINGLASKLNENLELTSSPSRSQTEIVALLGGGFVDTQGRGDSTLGLINIAGSAVFNNFQSAFNQIGSTFGLSELRIFPTVISDNPEAGRSSSTLELAAEAGVDISSKISVSSIKILTTNDPFQWGVNYRINDKFRVRASTNLADDSRAVVEYQTRF; translated from the coding sequence ATGACTAAATCTCCCAATCAAGATATTCCCTCACCGTGTCCTATCCGCAAGCGTCTATGGTTGCTGGTGTTAAGTCGGGGTAGCATTGCTTTGGGCGGACTTTTGCTGTTAGGAGTTATTGTCGGTATTTGTCGATTATGGACTTTTGTCCAAACAGAGTTAACACCCTTAGCACAACAAAATCTCACTACTACACTCAACCGTCCGGTAAAACTGGGAAAAGTCACACAATTTTCGTTAACGGGAGTGCAATTTGGAGCTTCAGCTATCCCAGCCACATCCACAGATCCAGATCGGGCCATAGTCGAAGCTGTAGAGGTGAGTTTTGACCCTTTACAACTAATCTTTAACCGCCATTTAAAGCTAGATGTTACCTTAGTCAACCCAGATATTTATATTGAACAGGATAAACAAGGACGCTGGGTTTCCACTAATATAGCGCCATCGCGTGAAGGCGCCGCTATTAAAACCGATTTGGACAAATTGTGGTTTCGCAATGCCAAGCTGGCTTTGATGCCGCAGAAGAGGGCAGGGGGAGTAGGGGAAGAAGCAAGGGAGCAGGGAGCAGGGAGCAGGGGGGAAGAGTTGCCCCCCTCTGCCTCATCTCCCTTATCTGCCGTAACATTTTCTCAAATCAACGGTTCTGCACAACTTTTAGCAAATAACCAGTTCATTAGGTTTGATGTGGGAGGGCTAGCAGACAGTGGTGGCAGTATTTCTATTCAGGGAGAGACGCGTTCTAGGGTGCTAGCAGGGAACTTTCAAGTGCGATCGCAAAACTTCCTGGCTGCGGATATTTCTCGATTAATTAAGTTACCAGTGAGCTTACAGGCGGGTCGAGCCAATGGCGACTTGTTAGTTAGGTTAGCACCAGGACAACGGACTTTATTGTATGGCAACGCTACTGTGCAAGGCGTAACAGTTCAAGTGCCCAAAGTCCCACAACTGTTGAGCAATAGCCAAGGAAATCTCCGCTTCCAGGGAACGGAGTTGCAGTTAAACAATGTTACTAGCAACTACGGCAAAATTCCCCTAGTGGCTACGGGAATCATCGACAATCAAGCAGGTTTTAACTTGGCAGCGCGGGTAAATGCGGTGAGTTTGGTTAATGCCCAAGAGACTCTTAAGGTAAAACTACCTGTGCCGATCGCTGGACAAGTAAAAGCTGATTTGCAGATTACCGGATCGACTACCCAACCAATTCTCTCAGGCACAGTTACCACTATTCAAACTGCTCAGATTGATAAAGTTGATTTTAATACCATCAGTAGTAAGTTTGAACTTGCGACTAGTTCCTCTTTAATTACCCTAAAAGATATTCAAGGTAAAGCTAAAGTTGGTGGTGATATTACAGGGGCTGGGACAATTCAACTCGGTAAAAATCCGCAACTGGATATAAATTTCGCTGCAAAGAATGTTCCAGGGGATGCGATCGCAAAAGTTTATGACATAACACCCAACTTTCAAATCGGCAATGTCTCTGGTACTGCTCAACTAACTGGCCCTCCCACCAATGTCCAAACTGCGGTACAATACCAAGCTCCTAACGGGACTTACCCAGGAACAGGTGAAGTTGCGTTCTCCTCTGGAGTTGCCGCAGGCATCGCTCCAAATCGTAACGTCTCTTTCCGAAATGTAGCTCTGAATGTAAGTGGTGGTACAGTTCGGGCAACTGGTAGTTACGCCAATCAGCGTTGGCAAGCTGTGGCTGTTGCTTCCGGGGTAAAATTGCAACCCTTTGTAGACAAAAGTCAACTGCAAAATGTCTCTTTGGGGGAAGCACAGTTTAATGGTCGTCTCATTCTCTCAGGCAGCACAGCACCATTTAAAATTGCTACGATTCGCACTGATGGAGCAGGAGTTCAAATTGGTGGCGGCACAGTTGCAGTTTCTAATGTCCAATTACAAGACCAAAGCTTCTCTGCTCAACTCGTAGCTAATGGTGTGCGGTTGGGAGAAATATTAAAACAGTCTCCCCCAGCTTTAAATAACCCATTGGCGGGTACGTTCCAAATCGCAGGCAACAGAGATAATTTCAGCCTAAAAACCCTCCGTGGCAGTGGTGAGGGTCGTCTTGCTATTGGCGGTGGTACGGTTACAGCCTCTAATATTCAAGTGGCGAATGGTTTATATCAGGCGCAAGTTCAAGCAAATAATGTACCTGTGCAGCAGTTGGCAGCAGTACCACCGCAGTTTCAAGGAGCGTTAACTGGTCAATTCAACGTCGCGGGTTCTGTTGATTCTTTTAAGCTGCAAACTATTCAAGCCAACGGTCAAGCACAGATAAATGTTGCGCGTGGGATTATTACAGCATCTAATATCCAATTGGCTAATGGTGCATATCAGGCGCAAGTTCAAGCAAATAATGTCCCGTTGCAGCAGTTAGCAGCAGTACCACCGCAGTTGAGAGGGACGTTAACTGGTCAAGCAAACGTGGCGGGTTCCGTTGAGTCCTTCCAACCACAAACTATTCAAGCTAGTGGTCAAGGACGGGTGAATCTTGCAGGTGGAACGATCGCAGTTTCTAATATCCAGTTGGCTAATGGTCGCTATCAAGCTGTAGTTAATGCTTCGGATGTAGAATTAAATCGGTTAAATCAGCAATTGCGGGGTCAATTTGGCGGTCAGTTGCAATTAGCTGGCAAGTTTGGGTCATCCAAATTAGCTGATGTACGTGCTGCTGGACAGGTGCAATTATCCCAAGGTATTCCTGGTCTTGAGCGACCCTTGAGTGCTGCGATCGCTTGGAGTGGTGAAAGGCTGACCATTGAACGAGCAACTGCTCCCGGTTTAAGTGTTACTGGTAACATATTAGCCAATGCAAGAAAGGCAGGTATACCGGAAATTACTGCATTAAATCTCAACGTGCAAGCCCAGAATTACAACTTAAAACAGTTACCGATCAATCTTCCTAATCAGGTTGCTGTGGCGGGAAGAGTTGATTTTAATGGACAAATCACTGGTAAGCTGCCTTTGCCAAATGTGGTAGGGCAAATTAATTTACGAGACTTAGTTGTTCAAAATATTGCTTTTGAACCGTTGTTAACTGGAAACATCGATTCAGCACAGGGACGCGGGTTAAATTTGAACTTGGCGGGTAATAGCGATCGCCTGGCCTTCAATTTAGATGCCAACAATCGCCCGAAATCCTTCTTAGTAAAATGGCAGCAAGCATCAGCTACAGGTAATGCTCAAGGGAATGATTGGGCGCTGAAACTTGCAAATTTCCCCTTACAAATATTGAATTTGACTCCACCAGCAATTACTAGATTGGGTACTGGTAAGATAGCTGGGTTGTTAACTGGAGATTTGCTATTTAATCAGGAGACATTGGCAGCAACGGGGAATTTAGCGATCGCTAATCCGCAAATTGGCCGGCTTAAAGGCGATCGTTTAGCTGCTCAATTCCGCTACAGTGATGGAAAAGGCACACTTACCAGTAGCGAATTTGTCAAAGGTAAAAGTAGCTACGCCTTTGTCGGTAGTTTTGCTCAAAGCCCTAAAGGCTCTCAACTACAAGGTAAACTGAACGTCAACCAGGGAGAGATTCAAGATGTTCTAACGGTAGCGCAGATATTTGATTTACAAAACTTGCCTGGTGGTTCAGCAGAAATCTACGGCACAGCAGAGGATCTAACCACCACTCCCCAAGGAGCGCCAAATCAACCTTTGTTAACCCAAATCCAACGGTTTTCTGAAATAGAAGCTTTGGTAGAGCAACAGGAAGAACAGCGACTTAATTCCACTCCCATACCAGATTTGGCAGACTTAAAGGGGACTTTCAACGGGGAAGTGGCTGTAAATACAGCTACAGTTAATGGATTATCAGTAGATTTTAATTTGAATGGACAAGACTTTGCCTGGGGTAAAAAGGAAGAACGAAATCGTTATTATACTGCCGAAAAAGTGATTGCCGAAGGCAACTTTGAAAACGGTGTTTTGAGTTTGCGACCTTTACGGCTTGAATCTGCAAACAGGTTGATTGCCTTCACGGGTAACGTTGGTGGTGATGAACAATCTGGCCAGTTGCGGGTGAATAATTTGCCAGCACAAGTACTGAATAATTTTGTCAAACTGCCAGTTGGAATCAGAGGTAATCTTAACGGTACAGCAGCTTTAGCAGGCAGCATTGCTAATCCCCAAGCTAGAGGAGAATTAGAAATTACAGAGGGATTATTGAATCAAAATAAAATAGACTCAGCGATCGCAAGTTTCAGCTATGCCAACGGACGCTTAAACTTTGGTAGTACAGTAGCAGTTGCTGGGCCAAAACCTGTTGATATTACTGGTAGCATCCCTTATAAATTGCCTTTTGCAACCGTTGCACCAGACAGCGATCAAATCAATTTAGACATGAAGTTAGAAAACGAGGGATTATTGCTGTTAAACGCATTGACTAATCAAGTAGTATTTGAGAAAGGTGGAGGAGAAGTAGACCTCAAAGTACGCGGAACATTGCAAAAACCCGAAGTAAATGGAATTGCTAGTATTAATAATGCTACTTTTTCAGCCCAGGCTTTGCCAGGTAAACTGAGACGTGTTACAGGTAGAGTGCTGTTTAATTTTGACACCATTTTAGTAGAAAATCTTCAGGGTAGATTTAGCCGTGGCAAGGTAGAAGCTGCTGGAGAAATACCCATTTTCAACAATGACAACAGTATCAACAATCCCCTGACTGTTAATCTCGATCAGCTAACGTTAAATCTGAAAGGACTTTACTTGGGTGGCGCTAGCGGCAATTTACAGATTACTGGTTCTGCCCTTAACCCAGTAATTGGCGGTAAAGTAAATTTATTTGATGGTCAGGTATTACTGGCAGAATCTACCGACACCACTTCATCTACAAATAGTGGTTTTGGCGTAGCACCCACAAAAGCCGATAAGCAGAGTAAACCTGAAATTGGGAATGGAACACGAAAGGCGTCGCCGACGGCCTTGCCAGTAGGTATCCCTAGATTTAATAATTTAGATTTAGAACTTGGTAAAAACGTCGAAATTACCCGTCCGCCTATTCTCAGTTTCCGTGCAACTGGTAATCTCATAGTTAACGGCTCAATCAATCAGCCAATACCCGATGGTACTATCCGATTAGAACAAGGTGGAGTAAATTTATTTACTACCCAATTTAACCTTGCTCGTGGCTATACACACACCGCAACTTTTAGTCCCTCTCAACCCCGCGATCCCAACTTAGATATTCGGCTATATGCCAAGGTATTGGACGTAACTCAAAGTAATGATTTCAGCCGGGCAAATACCACAGGTTTATCAGCCTTAGAGAGTGTTCGAGTCGAAGCCACTATCAACGGTCTAGCCAGCAAACTGAATGAAAATCTAGAACTGACAAGTAGTCCGTCACGTAGTCAAACCGAAATTGTGGCTCTTTTAGGAGGTGGGTTTGTAGACACCCAAGGACGAGGTGACAGTACTTTGGGTTTGATTAACATCGCAGGTTCGGCTGTGTTCAACAATTTTCAGTCAGCTTTTAACCAGATAGGGAGTACCTTTGGCTTAAGTGAACTGCGGATATTTCCCACCGTTATTTCTGATAATCCTGAAGCTGGAAGGAGCAGTTCAACTTTAGAATTAGCAGCCGAGGCTGGGGTTGATATTTCTTCAAAAATCTCGGTTTCCAGCATCAAGATTTTGACAACAAATGACCCATTCCAGTGGGGTGTTAATTATCGGATAAACGATAAGTTTCGTGTGCGTGCTTCCACTAATTTAGCCGATGATAGCCGTGCAGTAGTGGAGTATCAAACACGGTTTTAA